From one Micrococcales bacterium genomic stretch:
- a CDS encoding helix-turn-helix transcriptional regulator, whose product MRNTRGYSQAELARRSGIPRTAVNAYERGHRTPTAATLARIAEACDCTLAIQKRPRIDDRAAARALEQVLDLTELLPTRRRGALTLRPLPPARS is encoded by the coding sequence TTGCGCAACACCCGCGGATATTCACAGGCTGAGCTGGCTCGCAGATCGGGCATCCCGCGGACCGCGGTCAACGCCTACGAACGGGGGCACCGAACCCCCACTGCGGCCACCCTGGCGCGCATCGCGGAGGCGTGCGACTGCACACTCGCCATCCAGAAACGGCCGCGGATCGACGACCGCGCGGCCGCCCGGGCGCTGGAGCAGGTGCTGGACCTCACCGAACTGCTGCCCACCCGGCGCCGCGGCGCGCTCACGCTGCGACCCCTGCCTCCCGCTCGATCATGA
- a CDS encoding helix-turn-helix transcriptional regulator: protein MSDSTEAQRLGQAIRNRRRELNLTQEKLAAEVGYGQGGGVTVSRIEHGVISPPLSRLSRIAEALQTTPEELYADAGLGASRSSRLRSVAKRVAVGPQAEENAALEEEILKEAELLDELTGEATKELVAAHDRVRDEFLLPFIAATARIPDIREHLTTDPQEPEHPTEQQRLELQHARLKRELVRSAGLTAAGAGAGAAAGGVAAYGALTATAAWATASTGTAISALSGAAASSATLAALGGGSLASGGLGVAGGAALLSGLIAVPALGVMGVVAYRQRKRLNERERDGNAELRAIQNTQATFGNDLQQFATWAGRAAAIFEKIRSSGLKPLVRLEVRIEDEDPSAPLPLDRFDEKEQDVIAQLLDLASLQLGVSSLPMASILSDRELSTENRKAIAEWNELVLSDAEGRLGLASPLQTRV from the coding sequence ATGTCTGACAGCACCGAGGCCCAGCGACTGGGGCAGGCGATCCGCAACCGGCGTCGCGAGCTGAATCTGACGCAGGAGAAGCTAGCCGCCGAGGTCGGCTACGGGCAGGGCGGCGGGGTCACCGTGTCGCGAATCGAGCATGGTGTCATCTCCCCGCCGCTGAGCCGGTTGAGCCGCATCGCCGAGGCGCTGCAGACCACGCCCGAGGAACTCTATGCAGACGCCGGGCTGGGGGCGTCGCGCTCCTCGCGACTGCGCAGCGTGGCCAAGCGCGTCGCCGTCGGCCCGCAGGCGGAGGAGAACGCCGCGCTGGAGGAGGAGATCCTCAAGGAAGCCGAACTCCTCGACGAACTCACCGGAGAGGCGACCAAGGAACTGGTGGCCGCGCACGATCGGGTGCGCGACGAGTTCCTCCTCCCCTTCATCGCCGCCACGGCCCGGATCCCCGACATCCGTGAGCACCTGACCACGGATCCACAGGAGCCCGAACACCCCACCGAACAGCAACGGCTCGAGCTCCAGCACGCGCGGCTCAAGAGGGAGTTGGTGCGCTCGGCCGGGCTGACCGCCGCGGGAGCAGGGGCGGGTGCGGCAGCGGGTGGAGTGGCCGCCTACGGCGCGTTGACGGCGACCGCTGCGTGGGCCACCGCATCGACCGGCACGGCCATCTCGGCATTGAGTGGGGCGGCGGCCAGCAGCGCGACGCTGGCCGCACTCGGCGGCGGTTCCCTGGCCTCCGGTGGCTTGGGCGTGGCAGGAGGTGCGGCGCTCCTTTCGGGGCTGATCGCGGTGCCGGCGCTCGGGGTCATGGGCGTCGTCGCCTACCGCCAACGCAAACGTCTCAACGAGCGCGAGCGGGACGGCAACGCGGAACTGCGCGCGATCCAGAACACCCAAGCCACGTTCGGCAACGACCTCCAGCAGTTCGCAACCTGGGCCGGCCGGGCCGCCGCGATCTTCGAGAAGATCCGGTCGTCGGGTCTCAAGCCCCTAGTGCGCCTCGAGGTGCGCATCGAGGATGAGGATCCCAGCGCGCCCCTGCCGCTGGATCGCTTCGACGAGAAGGAGCAGGACGTCATCGCGCAACTGCTCGACCTCGCAAGTCTGCAGCTGGGAGTCAGCAGCCTGCCGATGGCCAGTATTCTCAGCGATCGCGAGCTGTCCACGGAGAACCGGAAAGCGATCGCAGAGTGGAACGAGCTCGTGCTCAGTGATGCGGAAGGGCGACTGGGCCTCGCCTCCCCGCTTCAGACGCGCGTGTAG
- a CDS encoding Lsr2 family protein, with product MPDLRASSACEYPRVLRNSRIRVEVAIPEVYRKRYSRAQLYPGEIRTAGSEKDRLYRSRTTGSLPGNAGACHTRSVPEDFVIARNPDPDSSLPYLVRIPVGEHGIVLKVRDTWPRTAKVYCHRAPEWPADPEVVERVPVRSCVRRGPAIDLVLDRGRENRSQFVITRIRGGREAIFWQSPRTTRQARPAVPLPAGRAQGITGLLVLIDSHERYPYTFARQSGRGQVRTERRGLPAGDYAVELDGRIVVSVERKSLADLSGSLLDGRLRFAMADLAAMPRAAVVVEDRYSAVFKLEHVRPSVVADALAEAQVRNPSVPIVFAETRTLAEEWTYRFLAAGLAQMQLEAAGDAVELPVAGPLPPAEPTVAVVRAWAMAQGIAVSDRGRLRPEVWEAYRAEH from the coding sequence ATGCCCGATCTGCGAGCCAGCTCAGCCTGTGAATATCCGCGGGTGTTGCGCAACTCGCGGATAAGAGTCGAAGTCGCCATACCAGAAGTGTATCGAAAACGCTACAGCAGGGCGCAACTGTACCCGGGAGAGATCCGGACAGCCGGGAGCGAAAAGGACCGGTTGTATCGCTCCCGAACGACGGGATCGCTCCCGGGTAACGCTGGGGCGTGCCACACTCGCAGCGTGCCCGAGGACTTCGTGATCGCGCGCAACCCCGACCCCGATTCGAGCCTGCCGTACCTGGTGCGCATCCCGGTCGGCGAGCACGGGATCGTGCTGAAGGTCCGCGACACCTGGCCGCGCACCGCGAAGGTGTACTGCCACCGCGCGCCGGAATGGCCGGCGGATCCCGAGGTCGTCGAACGGGTGCCGGTGCGCTCGTGCGTGCGGCGCGGGCCGGCGATCGACCTGGTGCTGGACCGGGGCCGGGAGAACCGTTCGCAGTTCGTGATCACCCGCATCCGCGGCGGGCGGGAGGCGATCTTCTGGCAGTCGCCGCGCACCACCAGGCAGGCGCGCCCTGCCGTGCCGTTGCCGGCCGGACGCGCGCAGGGCATCACGGGTCTGCTCGTGCTGATCGACAGCCACGAGCGTTACCCCTACACCTTCGCCCGGCAGTCGGGGCGCGGGCAGGTGCGCACCGAGCGCCGCGGCCTGCCCGCCGGGGACTACGCCGTGGAACTCGACGGCCGGATCGTGGTGTCGGTGGAACGCAAGTCGCTGGCCGACCTGTCCGGCAGCCTGCTCGACGGGAGGCTGCGGTTCGCGATGGCGGACCTCGCGGCGATGCCCCGCGCGGCGGTGGTCGTGGAGGACCGGTACTCGGCGGTTTTCAAACTCGAGCACGTGCGGCCCTCGGTGGTGGCCGATGCGCTAGCTGAGGCGCAGGTGCGCAACCCGTCGGTGCCCATCGTCTTCGCCGAGACCCGCACACTGGCCGAGGAGTGGACCTACCGGTTCCTGGCCGCCGGCCTGGCCCAGATGCAACTCGAGGCCGCCGGCGACGCGGTGGAACTGCCGGTCGCCGGCCCGCTGCCGCCCGCCGAGCCGACCGTGGCGGTCGTGCGGGCGTGGGCGATGGCGCAAGGGATCGCGGTGTCGGACCGCGGCCGCCTGCGCCCCGAGGTGTGGGAGGCGTACCGGGCCGAGCACTGA
- a CDS encoding DUF808 domain-containing protein translates to MSGGLAALLDDIATLARAAAASIDDVAAGAGKASAKAAGVIVDDTAVTPRYVTGIAPERELPMIKRIAVGSLRNKLLIILPVALLLSELLPGLLTPILMVGGAYLCFEGAEKLWEMARPHEHGVEEPVVLQGQEAEDQLVRSAVRTDLILSAEIMVIALNEVADESLLARAMILIIVAFAITAGVYGVVALIVKMDDVGLKLARGRRGGAAAFGRGLLRAMPIVLAVLANLGLAAMLWVGGHILLGGLDELGVHVFYDFVHGLEADVHHGAAGWLVNTVFSALLGLLVGAIIVAVMHLFAHFRGGGHGDAEVTAA, encoded by the coding sequence ATGAGTGGCGGCCTCGCTGCGCTGCTCGACGACATCGCCACGCTTGCGCGCGCGGCCGCAGCCTCGATCGACGACGTGGCCGCCGGCGCGGGCAAGGCGAGCGCGAAGGCCGCAGGTGTGATCGTCGACGACACCGCGGTGACCCCGCGTTACGTGACCGGCATCGCACCCGAGCGCGAGTTGCCGATGATCAAGCGGATCGCGGTCGGCTCGCTGCGCAACAAACTGCTGATCATCCTGCCCGTCGCGCTGCTACTCAGTGAACTGCTCCCGGGGCTGCTGACGCCGATCCTGATGGTCGGCGGTGCCTACCTGTGCTTCGAGGGCGCGGAGAAACTGTGGGAGATGGCGCGCCCCCATGAGCATGGCGTGGAGGAGCCGGTCGTGCTGCAGGGCCAGGAAGCTGAGGACCAGCTCGTGCGCAGCGCGGTGCGCACCGACCTGATCCTGTCCGCCGAGATCATGGTGATCGCGCTCAACGAGGTCGCCGACGAGAGCCTGCTTGCCCGGGCCATGATCCTGATCATCGTCGCGTTCGCGATCACCGCGGGCGTGTACGGCGTGGTCGCACTGATCGTGAAGATGGACGACGTCGGCCTCAAGCTCGCCCGTGGGCGACGCGGCGGCGCGGCGGCGTTCGGCCGCGGGCTATTGCGGGCGATGCCGATCGTGCTCGCCGTGCTCGCCAACCTGGGCCTGGCGGCGATGCTGTGGGTCGGCGGCCACATCCTGCTCGGCGGCCTCGACGAACTCGGCGTGCATGTGTTCTACGACTTCGTACACGGGCTCGAGGCTGACGTTCACCACGGCGCTGCCGGCTGGCTGGTGAACACCGTATTCTCCGCACTGCTCGGCCTGCTCGTCGGCGCGATCATCGTGGCGGTGATGCACCTCTTCGCTCACTTCCGCGGCGGCGGACATGGTGATGCCGAGGTCACGGCGGCCTAG